A window from Triplophysa dalaica isolate WHDGS20190420 chromosome 3, ASM1584641v1, whole genome shotgun sequence encodes these proteins:
- the foxl2b gene encoding forkhead box protein L2b has protein sequence MASYHSLDDDAMALMVHDTNTVKKEESAKDESVQEQNPEKVDPSQKPPYSYVALIAMAIRESSEKRLTLSGIYQYIITKFPFYEKNKKGWQNSIRHNLSLNECFIKVPREGGGERKGNYWTLDPACEDMFEKGNYRRRRRMKRPFRPSVAHFQPGKSLFGGDAYGGYISAPKYIQSGFMNNSWPLAQPPPMTYASCQMGNGNMSPIKGLSAPSYNPYSRMQAMGLPNMMNSYNGMAHHQHQAQQLSASPAAPSPVPSNSAAGLQFTCSRQPSELYSYWDHEAKNSTLHSRIDI, from the coding sequence ATGGCATCTTACCATAGCTTAGATGATGACGCAATGGCTCTGATGGTCCACGACACCAACACGGTGAAGAAAGAGGAATCGGCCAAAGATGAATCGGTCCAAGAGCAAAATCCGGAGAAAGTGGACCCGTCCCAGAAGCCGCCGTACTCGTACGTGGCTTTGATCGCCATGGCCATCCGAGAGAGTTCGGAGAAGAGACTGACGCTGTCCGGTATTTACCAGTACATCATCACCAAGTTCCCTTTCTACGAGAAAAACAAGAAGGGCTGGCAAAACAGCATTCGACACAACCTGAGTCTGAACGAATGCTTCATCAAGGTTCCCCGGGAGGGCGGCGGGGAGCGCAAGGGGAACTATTGGACCCTGGACCCGGCCTGTGAGGATATGTTCGAGAAAGGAAACTACCGGCGCCGGAGGCGCATGAAGCGCCCGTTCAGACCGTCGGTGGCTCACTTCCAACCGGGCAAGTCTCTCTTCGGCGGGGATGCATACGGCGGATACATCTCGGCTCCGAAGTACATCCAGTCGGGCTTCATGAACAACAGCTGGCCGCTCGCGCAGCCGCCGCCGATGACTTACGCCTCGTGCCAGATGGGAAACGGCAACATGAGTCCCATTAAAGGACTGTCCGCCCCGTCGTACAACCCGTACAGCCGAATGCAAGCCATGGGTCTGCCGAACATGATGAACTCGTATAACGGAATGGCTCACCATCAGCACCAGGCGCAGCAGCTGAGCGCGTCTCCGGCTGCTCCCTCGCCGGTTCCGTCCAACAGCGCGGCGGGGCTGCAGTTCACCTGCTCCCGGCAGCCCAGCGAGCTCTACTCGTACTGGGACCACGAGGCCAAGAACTCCACGTTACACTCTCGGATTGACATCTGA